The following are encoded in a window of Amaranthus tricolor cultivar Red isolate AtriRed21 chromosome 2, ASM2621246v1, whole genome shotgun sequence genomic DNA:
- the LOC130804804 gene encoding disease resistance protein RGA2-like, with amino-acid sequence MAQGYIVSLDGGQCLEDTVEEFFLILLRRCFFQDVKKDQWGNITSVKMHDLMHDVAQDVQRDEYGKYLSSSTRIRSYFADDFVDKEIENMTALRSLMLISREFTFPSLDKLLLLRYIFVGLKYLEAIPNSITRLYNLQTLHLHCLDKLTNLKFLSYFVAGEGEGYLNNMKHLSKVKIEFEESVEYMEKEFSSSVDTKAIAEFFPSLETLIIRKMSELKGWWKGNVKDMRLRFPCLSFLDIENCPNLTSIAPYYSTKNLPEHDLPRLSELLIETCPNLASNLIFPSLEKLKLNNVNEGLLITCVYPQVSVTKQREMITDNLKSLRISYVTELTLHYCGDMEVERFLEALVQSCASSLLTLEINSCAYLKRQSGLEYLTSLQELKLSNSEQLCMNEDDEDPWKSFHSLRKLNIYSLQKIKSLPKGIKHLTSLQDLSIYYCHNLEGLPQWMGSLSSLQSLVIDYTSNHFPKQSRTSPPLKALH; translated from the exons ATGGCACAAGGATATATTGTGTCTTTAGATGGTGGTCAATGTCTTGAAGATACTGTAGAGGAGTTCTTTTTGATCTTGTTGCGAAGATGTTTCTTTCAGGAtgtaaagaaggatcaatggggTAATATTACGTCTGTAAAAATGCATGACTTGATGCACGATGTTGCTCAAGATGTGCAGAGGGATGAATATGGAAAATATTTATCGAGTAGTACTAGAATTCGTTCATACTTTGCTGATGATTTTGTAGATAAAGAAATAGAAAACATGACTGCTTTAAGATCGTTGATGCTGATTTCACGTGAGTTTACTTTTCCTTCCCTAGACAAATTGTTGCTTTTGAGATAtattttcgtgggtttgaaATATTTAGAAGCAATCCCTAATTCAATTACAAGGTTATATAATCTGCAAACATTACATTTACATT GTTTGGATAAATTGACAAATCTGAAATTTCTATCGTATTTTGTGGCAG GAGAAGGAGAAGGTTATTTGAACAATATGAAACATCTAAGcaaggttaaaattgaatttgaag AGAGCGTAGAATATATGGAGAAAGAATTTAGCAGCAGTGTGGATACAAAAGCAATAGCAGAATTCTTTCCTTCCCTTGAAACATTAATAATTAGAAAGATGTCAGAGCTGAAAGGATGGTGGAAGGGGAATGTAAAGGATATGAGATTGAGATTTCCCTGTCTATCTTTTTTAGATATTGAAAACTGCCCTAACTTAACATCAATTGCTCCCTATTATAGCACAAAAAATTTGCCAGAGCACGATCTTCCTCGTCTCTCTGAATTGCTTATCGAAACTTGCCCTAACTTGGCTTCAAATCTAATTTTCCCAAGCTTGGAAAAGTTGAAATTGAATAATGTCAATGAAGGGTTGTTAATAACTTGTGTGTATCCGCAAGTGAGCGTCACCAAACAAAGAGAAATGATTACGGATAATCTTAAATCACTACGCATAAGTTATGTCACAGAACTCACACTACATTATTGTGGAGATATGGAGGTAGAGAGATTTTTAGAGGCATTAGTACAGAGTTGTGCATCTTCCCTCTTAACCCTTGAAATTAATAGTTGTGCGTACCTTAAGAGACAATCAGGGTTGGAGTATCTCACTTCCTTGCAGGAGTTGAAATTGAGCAACAGCGAACAATTGTGCATGAATGAAGATGACGAAGACCCATGGAAATCCTTTCATTCCCTCCGTAAACTAAATATTTATTCtctccaaaaaataaaaagtttgcCCAAGGGGATAAAGCACTTGACCTCCCTGCAGGACCTCTCTATTTATTATTGTCATAATTTAGAAGGTCTACCACAATGGATGGGTTCCTTATCATCTCTTCAATCCTTGGTGATAGATTATACATCAAATCATTTCCCAAAGCAATCAAGGACCTCACCTCCCTTAAAAGCCTTACATTAA
- the LOC130804767 gene encoding disease resistance protein RGA2-like — translation MAQGYIVSLDGGQCLEDTAEEFFLILLRRCLFQDVKKDQWGNITSVKMHDLMHDVAQDVQRDEYGKDLSSSTRIRSYFADDFVDKEIENMTALRSLMLISREFTFLYSLDKLLLLRYIFVGLKYLEAIPNSITRLYNLQTLHLHCKHLRELPKDFSNLINLRCLNLRGCRFLIGMPLGLDKLTNLKVLSYFVAGNEDLCGELKVIQTFSEIKGGMHIKIGENYKNVNGLSDIGEGEGYLNNMKHLSKVKIEFEGECVNPEGVLIKLQPSPNLKRFKLEGYHESVEYMEKEFSSSVDTEAIAEFFPSLETLIIRKMSELIGWWKGNVNMRLRFPCLSFLNIENCPNLTSFAPYYSTKNLPEHDLPRLSELLIETCPNLASNLIFPSLEKLKLNNVNEGLLITCVYPQVSVTKQREMITDNLKSLRISYVTELTLQYCGDMEVERFLEALEQSCASSLLTLEINSCAYLKRLSGLEYLTSLQELKLSNNEQLCMNEDDEEPWKSFHSLRKLNIYSLQKIKSSPKGMKHLTSLQDLSIYYCHNLEGLPQWMSSLSSLQSLVIDYCNGIKSFPKAIKDLTSLKSLTLTNCSDLIERCKNPNAEDFLKIQHIPEDNKRAWR, via the exons ATGGCACAAGGATATATTGTGTCTTTAGATGGTGGTCAATGTCTTGAAGATACTGCAGAGGAGTTCTTTCTGATCTTGTTGCGAAGATGTTTATTTCAGGAtgtaaagaaggatcaatggggTAACATTACGTCTGTAAAAATGCATGACTTAATGCACGATGTTGCTCAAGATGTGCAGAGGGATGAATATGGAAAAGATTTATCGAGTAGTACTAGAATTCGTTCATACTTTGCTGATGATTTTGTAGATAAAGAAATAGAAAACATGACTGCTTTAAGATCGTTGATGCTGATTTCACGTGAGTTTACTTTTCTTTATTCCCTAGACAAATTGTTGCTTTTGAGATAtattttcgtgggtttgaaATATTTAGAAGCAATACCTAATTCAATTACAAGGTTATATAATCTGCAAACATTACATTTACATTGTAAACATCTAAGAGAGTTGCCAAAAGATTTTAGTAATTTGATAAACCTTAGGTGTTTAAATTTAAGAGGTTGTCGTTTTTTGATCGGTATGCCTTTAGGTTTGGATAAATTGACAAATCTAAAAGTTCTATCGTATTTTGTGGCGGGTAATGAAGATTTATGTGGAGAACTCAAAGTGATACAAACCTTCAGTGAGATAAAAGGAGGCATGCACATCAAAATaggagaaaattataaaaatgtgaATGGCTTGAGTGACATAGGAGAAGGAGAAGGTTATTTGAACAATATGAAACATCTAAGcaaggttaaaattgaatttgaagGTGAGTGTGTTAACCCCGAAGGTGTGTTGATAAAACTACAGCCATCTCCCAATCTTAAGAGGTTCAAGTTGGAAGGGTACCATG AGAGCGTGGAATATATGGAGAAAGAATTTAGCAGCAGTGTGGATACAGAAGCAATAGCAGAATTCTTTCCTTCCCTTGAAACATTAATAATTAGAAAGATGTCAGAGCTGATAGGATGGTGGAAGGGGAATGTAAATATGAGATTGAGATTTCCCTGTCtatcttttttaaatattgaaaactGCCCTAACTTAACATCATTTGCTCCCTATTATAGCACAAAAAATTTGCCAGAGCACGATCTTCCTCGTCTCTCTGAATTGCTTATTGAAACTTGCCCTAACTTGGCTTCAAATCTAATTTTCCCAAGCTTGGAAAAGTTGAAATTGAATAATGTCAATGAAGGGTTGTTAATAACTTGTGTGTATCCGCAAGTGAGCGTCACCAAACAAAGAGAAATGATTACGGATAATCTTAAATCACTACGCATAAGTTATGTCACAGAACTCACACTACAGTATTGTGGAGATATGGAGGTAGAGAGATTTTTAGAGGCATTAGAACAAAGCTGTGCGTCTTCCCTCTTAACCCTTGAAATTAATAGTTGTGCGTACCTTAAGAGACTATCAGGGTTGGAGTATCTCACTTCCTTGCAGGAGTTGAAGTTGAGCAACAACGAACAATTGTGCATGAATGAAGATGACGAAGAGCCATGGAAATCCTTTCATTCCCTCCGTAAACTAAATATTTATTCtctccaaaaaataaaaagctcGCCCAAGGGGATGAAACACTTGACCTCCCTTCAGGACCTCTCTATTTATTATTGTCATAATTTAGAAGGTCTACCACAATGGATGAGTTCCTTATCATCTCTTCAATCCTTGGTGATAGATTATTGTAATGGCATCAAATCATTTCCCAAAGCAATCAAGGACCTCACCTCCCTTAAAAGCCTTACATTAACAAATTGCTCAGATCTAATAGAAAGATGCAAAAATCCCAACGCGGAGGACTTTCTCAAAATCCAACACATCCCAGAA GATAACAAAAGAGCTTGGCGataa